A region of the Lycium barbarum isolate Lr01 chromosome 1, ASM1917538v2, whole genome shotgun sequence genome:
ccccccccccccccccagcagCAATATTGTCATCTTTTCATCACAAGATTCTTAAAGTTTAACCATTTTAGGATCATGCCAATTTTATGTATGTGGTCTATTTTAGTATAACCCGACTTATAATGGAGTATACATTACTTACAAGAAAGTATTCAGGCTTTGTATACTTCATTTATCTTTGAAGTCATGTCTGTTATTGAAAAAGGAAAAGTGGTTACTCATTTAATTAGCGGAAAATACAAATCTgtattttttttcatttcctGGTTCGAAGGAGAGATCTTTGATAAAGCGGAGAGATCTAAGTCATCCTACCAGACTTGTTTTCTCACCATGCATGTATAACTACTTTATGATACAAAAATGAACCAAATTAGAGAATTGAGGCCGGGGACAGAAGGGGCTTACTCTAAATTTCGTAAATACTTAGCCGCGCCTGTTGTTTATACCTAACGAATAATTTTAACCTTAAGAATTAACAAATCTAACTGAAGTTGCATATCACTTAACCATGGTTATGTGCGAAAGAAGTGTATATGCAAGACATATGTCTTATATTCATTGGCTTGATGTAAACTTTCTTCTCTGAAAATAACactatttataaaaaataaaaagattatgtatataaggtcaaaattgtttttttttttccaaaacaaaattTTCATATAATTGAAGCAGAAGCCATTAATTTTTGTTATGCAAATTAAAGAGGCAGGCAAAAATATTGGATCAGTCTGACTCTCTTGTCTGATTTGAAATTACAGGTTTGAACTAAAAGATGCAGTACTTGAAGGAGGAGTTCCATTTGACAGGGTTCATGGGGTACATATATTTGAATATCCAAGATTGGACCCAAAGTTCAATGATGTTTACACCAAGGCAATGCTCAACCACACAACTGTAGTCATGAAAAAAATACTTGAAAATTACAAAGGTTTTGAAGGCCTTAAAAGTTTGGTTGATGTTGGAGGTGGTCTTGGAGTTAACCTGAAGATGATTACATCTAAATACCCCACAATTAAGGGCATTAATTTTGATTTGCCCCATGTTATTCAGGATGCACCTTCCTATCCTGGTACCTTTATTCTGTCGTTCTTGTTTTACTATTACTAAATTACTTTGTTAGTTTGGTCCAACACTCCTTAAATTTACTCAATTTACCTCACTTACAATGTTTGAGATTTACATTATATATATGCTGAGGGGTCGTTTTGTGTGCAAGCAAGTAATATTGAGATTATAATAAGGGGATTATAGTACGAGGTTTAAATAATAACGAGATTATTTAATCGATATACTTTTTTTAAAATGGTAGTGCTCTGTCAATGGTTTATTCAACTATATCAAACTTAACCTCATCTAAACTAAAATGGTATAACTTTGTCAATTATGATAAAAGATTTGCTTATACATGCACAATCAATTCCTCACATGAACTAAATTGGTAATCATAAATATTGCAGGGGTAGAACACGTTGTGGGAGATATGTTTGAAAGTGTTCCAGAAGGAGATGCAATTTTTATGAAGGTATGTCCAAAACTTTGAAGGAGTTGCATAGGTTTATCAAAAGCCAAAAGGATCTTACTTTATTTATTTACAAATTAATTTTGCAAAAAAAATACAAGCAATGTGATGAATAAGAAAATGTACCACACTCTCAAGTGGGATTTTACggatgaaaataaaaaataaaattaataaaaaaggAGTTGAAGATCCCATCCTGGGAAATGACCCAAGATCATCTAACATGTTTCCCTTACCAACTTGCATCTGTCATATTACAGTCAGATCTCTCTATAATAGCATCTgcatataacaacacctctctaAAATTGTCAAGTTATTTTGGaatcgattttttatgttatattttacttctctataataacATTTTGCTTATAACAGCAAGAGCCAACTTTATAACAGCACATTCTTTGAAAAATTACCCCCATATAACAGGTATCTTTATTTTTTTGGTAACATAATAATTAACTATCTTTATAAAattagaatatctatgattaccaataataagtgaagacattttgaccaaatatttgatcttttagtacactatttatgacaaagaatattatatgaatatataatttTCATCATTTAAATATTTTCTTTGCTAtataaagtgtgattaagcttagaatttgacaattaaaaatgacaaattagattttatgtatctttttttgcctataacagcgaaATATTATTTCAATGTTAATGTTGTTATATGTGTATaacagtcattctctataacagccaaaaaatttcggacccaatgatgctgttatagagaggtttgactttATATGTTTATGAAAGTTGCATAACCAATTACTACCTCTAGTCCATATTATATGTTTATAAGGTGTTTGCACACCCCGTTAAAAAGAGATTTAATAGTTTAATTATAAGATCAAGTAAGGGTGCATTTGGAGGGAAATTAACTAATTCTTCTTGTTTTTCTAAAAcgtcaaattttttattttttttttagataaattAGTTCCATATGCTTCCTCTCCTTCCCAAATGGTATCCATAAGCTGTGATTAACAGAGACATTCTGTGTTTCTTAGTGGATTCTTCATGACTGGAGTGATAGTCACTGCCTCAAGTTGCTAAAGAACTGCCACAAAGCTCTACCAGACAACGGAAAGGTGATCGTTGTGGAGGCCAATCTACCAGCGAAACCTGATACTGATGCCAAAGTTGCCGGTGTTTCGCAATGTGATCTGATCATGATGGCTCAATATCAGGGAGGCAAAGAGCGTTCTGAAGAGGAGTTTCAGGCATTGGCATGTGAAGCCGGATTCAAAGGCGTTAACTTAATATGTTGTGTCTGTAATTTTATGGTCATGGAATTCTACAAGTAGATTTCCACAACCTTATGAATATATATCCATTTGTATGGCTGTCATCTGGGACTGGAATTGCCAATTACTCCCAGATTGAAAACGTTTGAGATTGATTCCTGATAATATTTTTATTAGTACTTGTTTATTTCTCTTGTATGAGAGGATGTCATTGTAACTTTTGTCTAAATTACTTTGATATTCCAGTATTCCTAATAAGATTTATATACTCCTCCGTTCCATTTATATACTCCTCTGTTCCATTTGATGTaactctttcttttttagtccgtttaaaaagAATGACCGCTTTTCGTATTTGGAAACAATTAAAcatttcattttacccttaatgacatAATTTTATAGATAtagaaatgtcatgacatgtttaagaccaggAGCTTTAGAAGTTTTTCTTCCTTAATCAAACACGCACCTTCACTTAAAATGAACGGATGGAGTATCGGTATAAAAAGAGTCTCCACATCCACATACCGACAGTTGCGACTCAAATGGCAACTTAATTCACTAAAATTGAATTTGCGTGGGAAAACCCCACTTTGAGAATAAATCGCTCCCTAACAAACTCCGTTTGTAATCTCTTTGCCTTCTCTACTATGATTAGTTCCTGTAATGGCTATTTCTCGAATGACCACGTCTAAACCGGACCTGTCAAATGTAGTCGTCCATATAGTGTGCTCTAATTTGTAAATATTTGGATTATACTGGAGAGTCAGTATAAGAACAGAGGAAGCATGGTCAAAGAAGAGCTTTTCTTATATCTGCCAACCATCATAGAGAGATTTGTTGTAGACATAATTTAGTAAATAAAAGTGTTTTATCCTAACAGTTAATcttttagatgagatgatcaTACAATTCAAAATGATAACAGAGCAGACAGGGGTCCTAAGTTTGTGCCTCACCGCCACCAATAATCAAAAAGAATTTCATGTGCTGCATGAAGAAGAAAAGGCCATGTGGGGAGGAGTGGTATGGAAGACATATTTTAGTAAATACAAGTGTGTTCTCTCTAACGTTCAAGTTTTAAGATGAATTTGGGTACACAATTAAACAAAATTGACAAGGATAGCTAAGATCTATTTATGGCAGACTTATCCAACTATGGCTGGTTATGCCAAAATGAAGCTTTGCAGAGTAGTGTTCATTTGAAGCATAATGTTAGAGGGAATCCATGGACAAGGCTTACAGCTTGATAGTTCTTATCTACTGCAAGGTAATAATTAAGGAGACGCTTCCACGAAGATCAACAGTATTAATGTCTGAATTGAAGAATTTTTTTTATCAGTACTACTCATTTCCTGAAGCTGTCACATAATCTCTGGTTGAAGAAAACTAAATCTAAATTCTTTATTTCACTGATCTCCTGAAAAATGTCATCATGAATGCTGGATTGGATAAACAGATACGTTGTCTCTGGAAGCCTCATTAGTGAAGGTCCATATGAACCTAAGTTTAATAGGTTTTGTATAGTTCTTGTACTAGTAGGATAATGTTGATTTCACTCCCTTTTAGAAACTTATCATTGAAAGTTGAAAAAAAGAACCAAGAAGGGTCTTATGGCATTAGAAATAAAAGCTGAAATTCAACAAATAGACCCTTAGAATATCATCTTCATGTGATAATTGCTGAACTACATGTGATAATTGCTGAACTATGTGACCATCTCATTTACTCCTAAAAGCTTAAGCTGCTTGCTCTAACACTATGTTGAgttgtgtgaccatctcatctatAAGTTTAAGTTGTTAAAGAGAGCACACTTTTAATTACTTAATGATATTATGTCTCAACAATAACTTGTTCCTCACTCGTGGGGAAGGAGAGAAGTATATACGAGTTAATGATGTTACCTGTTCATAATTCTGTGGCGGACACACCAGCTAGTTCGAATATACTTATGCATTCACAATGCAAAGATCCGAACAATTGACTTAAGTATGGAAACAGCAATACATGTTTGCTGTAGAATTTTGCATTTAGCTATATAGTACTGCTTTGCCCATTTAGGAGAGAACATGCAGAAACACCATTTGGATTTACAAGTTCGTTTTTCTGTTTGGTTCACAAATTGTTAGAAAGATttactatgattatgtataatGGTCTTCTCTTTCAAAGGGCAGAGTAGACCATTGCCAATTTAACAGCCTTTAGGAAGCAGATACGAAACCAGGATTTGAAGCTTATGGGATCTAGATTCCAATCTTTTCAAGTTactaagttctaaataaataatttgtacatattcaatgaatttttaagacaaatacagagTTTGAATCAAAGCTATTGGGTTCAACCAAACCCGTAGCCAACACTCTCCCGCCGCCCTTGCTAGGAAGAGGCATTGCCTCTTCACTATTTGGATGTATAGCTATTGGACTACAATAACCATAAACATGTTTTCTTCTACAATTTCTTTTAAGCCATTAATTTCCAAAGACATGGATCTACTTGAAAGCATTGATATACATTAACTTCCAACTGCTAAAGAAAAAATGACTAGGTGAGAAAATGAAAAGACAATGTACAAATGAGCACATATATAGACATAGTTCAGTTGAGTTTTATTGTGTTAGAATAAAAAGATAGCAAAAGAACAAAGCAGAGTTTACAGTTTGAAGAGCAAAGCTGCAAATTTGCTCAACTGAAATCTATTTTGACCATGTCTCTGCAGCAGCACCAAGACTCTGTTTCCTTTTAGCTGCTTCCAATAATGTCCTTGTACAGGTCCTTGATCTTTGATATCAAAGCTTCTCTGTTAGCAGCAAAATGTAATTAAGAATACATTTAAGTCGGGATGAACACAATTTTATGAataatatactccctctgttagtttgtttgtcttagtttgactgggcacggaatttaagaaagtaaagaaattttttgaaacttgtggtcttaaactaaagatatgtatgaaaatgctctttaatcttgtggtcttaaacatgacATGTAGAATGTTGGAATTAAAAAGCTGTCAAATTaagaaagagacattctttttgaaatagactaaaaaagaaagtgatACAAACAAATTCAAACGGGGTGTATTTTACTTCCACTAGTTCATATTCAAAGAAAAGGGACTTACCTATCGGGTTTGAAGATCAAGTTCTTGTAGGCAAACCACTGCAGAGGAAGGGTAGAACAAATAAAAAGTGTGAATGAGTTTAAGAAAAACTAAGTGGTTCATTATGTAGTTCAAAGCTAAACCAGATAAGGATTTATGAAAGCTGATACTAATCCATATGCATTTTGGTTCAATTATAGTAGCAAGTTACTTACACTAATTATCAAGGTCACAAAACACATAACAGACAATTATACTGGCTTTTAAAATAGGGTACTTGATAATGTGAAAAATATCTATGTTGCTAGTGTATATAAGTCAAATCTCAATATCTTAGAAAAACTAATAgtagcttgtttggccaagctttcaaAATCTGCTTATTTGGAAAGTTCTTTCGAAAAAATTACTTTTGACCAGTAGTTGTGTAAGTTAGACTAATAAATTTGAAAACCACTTTTGTGAATATTAGAGTAGTACTTTTTGCCTGGATAATTTTCCAAAAGTGATTATggggaaaagtttttttttttttttttagcttctgaaaaacaacTTATGTTACTACCTAAAATCACTTGTTTGTTTCCCAAAAGTTTGGTTAAACACCTCAATtttctaaaataagcactttttgaaAGAAACAAAACAACTTTTGACTTCCTAGAAGCTTGGCGAAACAGGCTATAAGTTCGGGATATCTTTCAACTTTTGGAGAAAACACATACAGCATAGTGACTAAAAGTGACAATATTTCAACTTACACCGGTGTAACCAATTCCTACAAGCTCAAGAACACCAGGAATCAGAGGAAGCCTGTCAATTGCCTGCCACAATTAAGCAAGTCACTTATCAAGTTTGTAATAGTTTCCAATAGTTGAAGTAAAATGGGAACAAAAAAGGTCCTAAGTTAGCAATTAGTAGCTAGTAAGTAGCAGTACCGAGACCACTCCCGTGGAGCTCCATAGAAGAACAAATGCAGCCACACCTAGTGAACTGACTGCATACTTATCTTCAACTTTGTCCCACTGAAAGAAGAAATTAGATAGGTATTATTCAGGAGGAGCAAACCAAGAAACAAGTGAAGTTGAATAACCTAGTACAGTCGGatctctctataacaaccatCCTCTATAACAACATATCACTATAACGGCCAAATTTTATTTGGAAACGACTTTCatattatgttatattatatgttctctacaAGAGTATTTCGCTATAGCAGCCAAAAAATATCCGAACAAATAGAgttattatagagaggtttgactgtagtaCGTATTATGTCCTTACAGCTTCTTGAATTTTTTGGACAAGCTCTGATGGTAGCTCAGTGGTTGCCGTTTCAGCTGTTGTGGCCTCTACTGTGGCAACCTCTCCAGTTGATGTTGCCATTGAGACCACATTCCTTGAAATCTTTCTACCTGCATCAGAGCACATCCGCGTCAAAGAAATTACAAAGATATGAATGAATTTGAACATCCAACGCAAAACCTGAAGGCATCCAACATTCTCCAACAAAAGGCACAGGCAACTTTTTTGTATATAGTATTATATGAATTACTTCCTCCATTTTAGTTTATACACTTTTTCTGAATGTTTGATCCAGTATGTTTCTTTACAACTTTTACAAGTTCAAGCTATATGTTTTACTAttttttgaacattataaactaTGTTTTCAATCAGGCTAGCACTCTCTTCCTTGGTCAATCAGATTAACTAGTTGCAAGATAGTTTGTCTATTATCTATGTCATGCCTTGGCCAGTGAATATTGAAATATTATTTGCAGATTAATGTTTATTTTATAGTTTTGTCCATATTCAACTTGAACTAGAGTGTAGTTGGAAAACTTGTTTAAAGAGTATTTCAAATGAAAAAATGGTTGTAACTCACAAAACGTTAACCTTTTATCCAAGTGAATTTTCACGTCCAAACACAATTCAACTTCAAACCAAGGatcttttcacttttttccggaaaaaTTTATCACTCTATTTGAAAATCAGCGTTTGGCTATGAAACtgtatttgaaatttgggaaACAACTAAAAACCTATTTTCATTTTCAGTACATTCTAACAGTCAAATATTCTTCGCAAAAACTATAAcgaaacacaactccaacttcaaagttccaaataaagtgaaaaatatttggttatcATGGCCAAACTCCAACCAAATGTCCTAAACACTAGTTCAAGACCTTAGCAAACATCAAGATGAACAGGCATCATGAGGTCTCACGTTCAAATTTTAGTAAAGAAAAAAAACACTACGTAATTTCTTTCATCTGTGTAAGCCTAGGTGGATAGAATTACCGAACCTCTATGGGTAGAAAGTAGCAGTAGTAGAATTAGACTCTTGCGCTTAAGCTGGCCCGAATAAcacaattataaaaaataaaaataaaacatgtAACTTACAGAAGGCAGTGGTTTTTGCAGCCCGGCTTTGGACAGCAGGTGGTGGAGGAAGGGTAGGTAGTGTCACACATTGGGCTGCTGACTGACGAATTGTCTTGCCGTCGATGAGGGTAGATGAAGATGATATAGAAAGTGAAGGGGAAGTGGTTGAAGCCATTGATGAAAAACTCCCCTTTCAAACTTCTTGTGAATAAAAAAATAAGCTGAGTTAGATTTTGACCCCTAAAGAAACCAAATAAATGGCCAAAATTAAGAGTTTAGAATTTCTaggaggaaaatattttatttgaaTTATTCTGTTGATAGTTTTTTCCCGGGATTTTTTCAACAAAAAATACAGTTTTTGCAAATATTTACACCACGTAACCCAATATAAGATATTATACGATATTATACCTAGGGGAAAAAGCATTATATATAATGGATTAaccttgtataaagtgtataatagtgtataaaagtGTTTATACACAACTATGACATATAtcgggtgtttatacacaaagtaTGGACTAtgtggcgtaaatattttcaaaaatagacacTGAGCGTATTTTTTCATTAAAATGTGAGTCAGAGCAAGATTTAGAATTTAAACTTTATGGGTtcaattttataaatttttatcATTGAACTTATTATACTTTTATTAATTagtatctactatttattgtaatttttaatcattttttcACATAAATTTATGCTAAAGAAACCAAATAAATGGACGAAACTAAATTTTTTTAGGAAGAAGTATTTATTTGAATTATTTTgtggatgtttttttttttttttttttttgtgggaatTAAAGTTTGGGATATTTTTTGTCTGAAAAGGGGTGGGGATTGTCAACAGTGAAATGTAAGATTTCTTGGACCTCCCGAAAGTGTTAAGAAGCTTGAGAACCACCCATTTATGGGATGAACCCTATCATCATCTGCCTCGTTTATCATCCGTCTGGACGTTAAGAAAGCGGTGACATGGCTCTTTGGGATAAGGGAATTTATGGTGCTATCTCATTGGACATTTGGGTTTTGTTAAGTACTTTTGTTATCCTAC
Encoded here:
- the LOC132632002 gene encoding cathecol O-methyltransferase 1-like, with the translated sequence MESATVIKLPTQSQEERDCTYAMQLLLSSVLPFVLHSSIQLEVFQILAKEAKATKLSAVEIVSHIPNCKNPDAAIMLDRMLYVLASYSLLDCDVDEEENGVAKRCYGLSGVGKFFVRDEDGASMGPLLALLQHKVFINSWFELKDAVLEGGVPFDRVHGVHIFEYPRLDPKFNDVYTKAMLNHTTVVMKKILENYKGFEGLKSLVDVGGGLGVNLKMITSKYPTIKGINFDLPHVIQDAPSYPGVEHVVGDMFESVPEGDAIFMKWILHDWSDSHCLKLLKNCHKALPDNGKVIVVEANLPAKPDTDAKVAGVSQCDLIMMAQYQGGKERSEEEFQALACEAGFKGVNLICCVCNFMVMEFYK
- the LOC132632011 gene encoding protein CURVATURE THYLAKOID 1B, chloroplastic → MASTTSPSLSISSSSTLIDGKTIRQSAAQCVTLPTLPPPPAVQSRAAKTTAFCRKISRNVVSMATSTGEVATVEATTAETATTELPSELVQKIQEAWDKVEDKYAVSSLGVAAFVLLWSSTGVVSAIDRLPLIPGVLELVGIGYTGWFAYKNLIFKPDREALISKIKDLYKDIIGSS